gatttggtagacagaaactgaaagaagcccgtcgtatatatatatatatgtgcgtgtgtgtgtttgtgtttctgtgtcgacctggggtcgatttactcgactaaaggcggtgctccagtatggccacagtcaaatgactgaaacaagtaaaagagtaaaggagagagtatatgaaataatactcatatgcatatatacgagggTGGGCTGAAGAGTTCATAGGTcggctatgaaggagtgatgctagagctgtgaaatcttgcctGCATTAATTTCAGCTCTTCTCTTTAATAActgtattgtttctttccaggatAACGGACATCTGATTGTTCacagaagacttcaaaagtagcTAGTCGCGACTTCTCTTCAATATGGTCAAAATATGGCGCCGTGGTGTTACCaaatacctgcagaaaaagggtttagtccccaaggacattcatgcttaCATGGTTGCCACGTTAGGGGATGACGCTCCAGCTGTATTAACAACGCAAAAGTGGACAGCTGAACTTAGGGGTGAGGAGATTCTTGAAGTTGGCCCCAAATCTGGAAGTCCTGCAACTTCCACCACcgaagaaaacattgatcgtgttcaccacataATGATGGATGACACACGATTGaccataaatcaaatagccagtaTTATTAGCATATTCTgtaagagagttgagaatattctgcccaatgaacttggcataacgaaggtttctgcttggtgggtgccaCGACTTCTAACACCTGATTGAAAGCGTACTAGGCTGATGTCATTACCGGAAAGtctgacattgtttgaagcagatcctgctggtttccttgaatgtttcctaagCCAGAATGAGAGTTggattcatcactttgagccagcgACAAAGAGCTAATCCATGCATTGGAAACACCCCTCTTCATCCGCTCCATAgaaggtcgtttcatctgcaaGGAAGGTGATGGCCTAGTTTTGGGGATGTAAACGGTACTgtctattgactatcttcaaacgGACCACACCATCAGTGGAGAGCACT
This DNA window, taken from Octopus sinensis linkage group LG4, ASM634580v1, whole genome shotgun sequence, encodes the following:
- the LOC115210591 gene encoding uncharacterized protein LOC115210591; the encoded protein is MVKIWRRGVTKYLQKKGLVPKDIHAYMVATLGDDAPAVLTTQKWTAELRGEEILEVGPKSGSPATSTTEENIDRVHHIMMDDTRLTINQIASIISIFSPEKIYLIIADHFTAYVLFSLNNLRHLLAIPY